One window from the genome of Cryptomeria japonica chromosome 6, Sugi_1.0, whole genome shotgun sequence encodes:
- the LOC131051843 gene encoding F-box protein GID2 — MAHDWEKMKKSNSDQVVDNVDAMNEIFKHLDAHSLAVASCVSRRWYVAAMDDNLWEVICTRHWPASGICIGRLKCVVNVMGGFRRLYVKWLHPLCTHSAASNSNTNSKDLDNNVVWTADQVHLSLSLLSVEYFEKLGPFATASCHGNSCTISRPQLLHKEQEKAEDGHYGKTFYKEDQRHPNWMAHFS; from the exons ATGGCCCATgattgggaaaagatgaagaagtCGAATAGTGATCAGGTGGTTGATAACGTGGACGCCATGAATGAAATCTTCAAGCATTTGGACGCCCATAGTCTGGCTGTGGCGTCTTGTGTGAGTAGACGGTGGTATGTTGCAGCCATGGATGACAATTTGTGGGAAGTGATCTGCACAAGACATTGGCCTGCTTCGGGGATTTGTATAGGTCGCCTCAAATGTGTGGTGAATGTCATGGGTGGCTTCAGGCGTTTGTATGTAAAGTGGTTGCATCCTCTCTGCACACATTCTGCTGCTTCGAATTCCAATACCAACAGTAAAGATTTGGACAACAATGTCGTCTGGACTGCAGACCAAGTTCATCTTTCTCTGTCTCTGCTCTCTGTTGAGTACTTCGAGAAACTCGGCCCTTTTGCAACTGCCTCCTGTCATGGCAACTCCTGTACTATTTCCCGACCACAGCTGTTGCACAAG GAGCAGGAGAAGGCAGAGGATGGCCATTACGGAAAAACTTTTTATAAAGAAGATCAGAGACATCCAAATTGGATGGCACATTTCAGCTAA